In Bacteroidota bacterium, the genomic window AAAGTTCCTTTATCTTCAATCTGCTGATATGTACCTGCACACAAACTAAAAAACTCATCATTGATTTTAATCTCTTCTTTGTTTTCTGACTTTGAACTTGTTACATTCTTTTTAGGTTTTGGAAAAACAATCTCAGCAATATCTTTCATGGCTTTTGTAGGCTGGAAGAATGCATCATTACTTAATACGACAATACCAATACCACTTTCAGGAAAGTATACAGTGCCTGTTCTGAATCCGGCCCATCCGCCATCATGTGTATAGGCTTTTTGGCCATTTACTTCGGAAATTAATATGCCATACCCATATTCAATAGTCTTATTATCTTTCAACTTACCTTTTTGAATCATTCTGTCAAAAACACTATCTCCTCCTATACGTTTGCTATGAAAATTCACTATCCATTTTGACATATCGGCTATGTTACTTCGCAAAGAGCTAGAGCCTGGGGCATTCAGCCTATTTTTAATAGGCAAATAGTTTGGGGCTGAATAAACATAGGATTTCGCTTCATTTTTAATTGTTTCACTAATATCTTCAACATAAAATGTATTATTCATTCCAATCGGACTAAATATATTTTCGTGCATCCAGTAATTTATTGTTGTATCGGTGACCGTTTCAATTATTTTAACTAAAAGATTATAGTTGGAATTGCTGTATAAATATGAGGTGCCTGGACTGAAATTTAATCCTTCCTGCTTTTTCAGTAAGTCAAATATTAGTTCCATCGAAATTTGTTCATCCATCTGTCTGCCTTGAAGCGCGAATAGTATTGGCCAGTCTCTTATACCTGAAGTATGATGAATCAATTGATCAATTGTAATTTCATTCATTATTTCGGGCAGGTCGGGAATATATTTGATTATTTTATCACTACTAGATAGGGTACCTCTCTGTTCTAAAAGAGATATCGCTATTCCAGTAAATTGTTTACTTACCGATGCAAGATCAAATATTGTTTGATCAGTAAGAGGCGTTTTATTAGCCAAATCTGCAGTTCCGTAATTCCCCATAAATAAAACATCATTTTGCTTTGTAATGACGATTGATACACCAGCTATGTTTGTTTCCCCATCTTGAGCAAACACATACTTTTCGAAGTATGAATCTATCGGAATCTTCAGCTCATTATCTTGAGCATATATAAAAGGCTTTGCCAATAATATCAATACGATAATTATCAAGTTTTTTGTTGTCATATTAAACATTTCTTAAATTTTGATAAATGAACAAAGGAATTAATAGTTTCTTCCATATATGTAAAGATAGATTTTTTTGCTTTTATGTTGAATCTTTTGTTTCTTCATCTTGGCATTAATGAGCTACCTTTTGACAATGTAGAATTCGTAGTTACCATTTCATTCAAGCTATGAATAACTGGGGATATCGTTGTTATAATTGACAATTTCATTGATAGAATGAATTGATTTTTTTGCTTAGTTGTCCAATGTCTTTGTTTTGGTTCATAGTGTTATAGAAGTCATTGTTAATTGATTTGTCGAAAAGCTGTCCATCCGAAATTTTCAGTAAATAAGGAAACCCTTTTC contains:
- a CDS encoding beta-lactamase family protein, yielding MTTKNLIIIVLILLAKPFIYAQDNELKIPIDSYFEKYVFAQDGETNIAGVSIVITKQNDVLFMGNYGTADLANKTPLTDQTIFDLASVSKQFTGIAISLLEQRGTLSSSDKIIKYIPDLPEIMNEITIDQLIHHTSGIRDWPILFALQGRQMDEQISMELIFDLLKKQEGLNFSPGTSYLYSNSNYNLLVKIIETVTDTTINYWMHENIFSPIGMNNTFYVEDISETIKNEAKSYVYSAPNYLPIKNRLNAPGSSSLRSNIADMSKWIVNFHSKRIGGDSVFDRMIQKGKLKDNKTIEYGYGILISEVNGQKAYTHDGGWAGFRTGTVYFPESGIGIVVLSNDAFFQPTKAMKDIAEIVFPKPKKNVTSSKSENKEEIKINDEFFSLCAGTYQQIEDKGTFLTFFKENDEYFLNFNEQKTFKLYAKSDSVLYIKEVDAELIFHLENGKVNSHSLHQNGRYHKALKVSEEQKEQKINYKKLVGNYYSKELDVSYKVKYENKELKVHIPNVLINIRLEYSGDFTFTGDSGLIQSITFTEEKKKIKGFIINSSRAKKLVFEKVKE